The uncultured Roseibium sp. genome contains a region encoding:
- the serA gene encoding phosphoglycerate dehydrogenase: MIHGLSRPKNQIRWLLLEGISPTAHAILEKAGYTNVELLSTALDKDALIEKIQNVHVVGIRSRTQLTEEVLEAAKTLVAVGCFSVGTNQVDLDATLIRGIPVFNAPFSNTRSVAELTIAETVMLMRGIFPKSTAAHQGKWMKSAVGSHEVRGKTLGIVGYGNIGTQLANLGEAMGMRVIFFDLTDKLQHGNVLPSESLDELLEQSDVVSLHVPDTPATRNMITATEIAKMKKGAFLINNARGKVVDIDALAAALKNDHLAGAAIDVFPVEPKSNKDEFVSPLRALDNVILTPHVGGSTEEAQDRIGEEVSKRLVEYSDVGSTIGAVNFPAVQLPKGTDATRFIQVHHNAPGAMRTLNDLFARHELNICAQYLQSYRDIGYVVVDVDSPVENSENILEEIRALPNTIRARLLNRV; the protein is encoded by the coding sequence ATGATCCACGGTCTCTCCCGACCGAAAAACCAGATTCGCTGGCTGCTGCTGGAGGGGATTTCCCCGACCGCGCACGCAATTCTGGAAAAAGCCGGCTACACCAATGTCGAGCTGCTTTCGACCGCCCTCGACAAGGACGCCCTGATTGAAAAGATCCAGAACGTCCATGTGGTCGGCATCCGGTCGCGTACCCAGCTGACCGAAGAGGTGCTGGAAGCGGCGAAAACGCTGGTGGCCGTCGGCTGCTTTTCCGTCGGCACAAACCAGGTCGATCTGGACGCCACACTGATCCGCGGCATTCCGGTCTTCAACGCGCCGTTCTCCAACACCCGCTCCGTCGCCGAGCTGACGATTGCCGAAACCGTCATGCTGATGCGCGGTATCTTCCCCAAATCCACCGCCGCCCATCAGGGCAAGTGGATGAAGAGTGCCGTCGGCTCCCACGAGGTGCGCGGCAAGACGCTGGGTATCGTCGGCTACGGCAACATCGGCACCCAGCTCGCCAATCTGGGCGAAGCCATGGGCATGCGGGTGATCTTCTTCGACCTGACCGACAAGCTGCAGCACGGCAACGTCTTGCCGTCCGAAAGCCTCGATGAGCTGCTGGAACAGTCGGACGTGGTGTCGTTGCACGTGCCGGACACGCCCGCGACCCGCAACATGATCACCGCGACGGAAATCGCGAAGATGAAGAAGGGCGCCTTCCTCATCAACAACGCCCGCGGCAAGGTGGTCGACATCGACGCCCTGGCAGCGGCGCTGAAGAACGATCACCTGGCCGGCGCGGCCATCGACGTCTTCCCCGTGGAACCGAAGTCCAACAAGGACGAATTCGTCAGCCCGCTGCGCGCCCTCGACAACGTGATCCTGACCCCCCATGTCGGAGGCTCGACCGAAGAGGCCCAGGATCGGATCGGCGAGGAAGTCTCCAAGCGGCTGGTGGAATATTCGGACGTCGGCTCCACCATCGGCGCGGTCAACTTCCCGGCCGTGCAACTGCCCAAGGGCACCGACGCCACCCGCTTCATCCAGGTGCACCACAACGCGCCCGGCGCCATGCGCACCCTCAACGACCTGTTCGCCCGGCACGAGCTCAACATCTGCGCCCAGTATCTGCAGTCCTACCGGGATATCGGCTATGTGGTGGTCGACGTGGACAGCCCCGTCGAAAACTCCGAGAACATCCTGGAGGAAATCCGCGCCTTGCCGAATACCATCCGGGCCCGGCTGCTGAACCGGGTGTAA
- a CDS encoding arylamine N-acetyltransferase, translating to MTFDLQTYLRRIGLTGCEPTLDGLRALQSHHMAAIPFENVLPFLGQIPDVRSEAVWKKIVENRLGGYCFEQNTLFGEALTAIGFSARPVLARVRKGPPEGRNRSHLAFVVTIDSKEWLTDCGFGGPAPAEPISLETTEPQTIRGQGFRIRFDDEAQEQVLERDMPDGWFELYSFDRMLPTFPDIVAANYICATWIQKPFVENLIFFRLTDGGRFSFLNGTARRKDDGTGEAWQITDRDAFHSYVTGVLGLGYDVDTIDALWSRMNELHPPLT from the coding sequence ATGACATTCGATCTCCAAACCTACCTCCGCCGCATTGGCCTCACCGGCTGCGAACCCACGCTGGACGGCCTGCGCGCCCTGCAGTCCCACCACATGGCGGCCATTCCGTTTGAAAACGTGCTGCCGTTCCTGGGGCAGATCCCGGACGTCCGTTCCGAAGCGGTCTGGAAAAAGATCGTCGAGAACCGGCTTGGCGGCTATTGCTTCGAGCAGAACACGCTGTTCGGCGAAGCGCTTACCGCGATCGGCTTTTCCGCCCGGCCGGTGCTGGCCCGTGTGCGCAAGGGACCGCCGGAAGGACGCAACAGAAGCCATCTGGCCTTCGTTGTGACCATAGACAGCAAGGAATGGCTAACCGATTGCGGTTTCGGCGGACCTGCTCCGGCCGAACCGATCAGCCTGGAGACAACGGAGCCGCAGACCATTCGCGGCCAGGGTTTCCGCATCCGCTTCGATGACGAGGCGCAGGAACAGGTTCTGGAACGGGACATGCCGGACGGCTGGTTCGAGCTCTACAGCTTCGACCGGATGCTGCCCACCTTCCCCGACATTGTGGCCGCGAACTACATCTGCGCCACCTGGATCCAGAAGCCTTTCGTCGAAAACCTGATCTTCTTCCGTCTGACGGACGGCGGCCGCTTCAGTTTCCTGAACGGCACGGCCCGTCGCAAGGACGACGGCACCGGCGAGGCCTGGCAGATAACGGATCGCGACGCGTTTCACAGCTATGTCACCGGCGTTCTGGGTCTTGGCTATGACGTGGACACCATCGACGCGCTCTGGTCACGGATGAACGAGCTTCACCCGCCCCTCACCTGA
- a CDS encoding HAMP domain-containing methyl-accepting chemotaxis protein, with amino-acid sequence MVAVAWVSARKSEQAMEDVERLSASLSVVERMRLANVELVLAAMDTIVDKDEGKVLPERAQAIEDAIEKIRDGIETARKTADAIGQPDLMATFETDLATVAKAIQVDLKAMIEANASSEEFTKLDDAIDGGGENMIGALSTISEKGGEVLKETIASANSTAAMARFAQIGTALLAILLIAPAMLFVVRSITTPLTRLRENMVQLADGELEIDIVDAGRRDEIGHMARAVEVFRDNAREQSRLSLASEAEQLQKAQRQERVDGLIAAFRTNVLERLSTVGANTEKMEETAAALTEVANATNQQASDASAASQQASSNVQTVAAAAEELSASISEIERQVEQTTKIVGEATGSAQETNDKVASLASAAQKIGDVVSLIQAIAEQTNLLALNATIEAARAGDAGKGFAVVAAEVKELATQTSKATEDISQQISSIQGSTDQAVEAIGAIAEKIESVNAFTTTIAAAVRQQGDATGEISENVNQAAVGTQHATDNIAGVTGAASRATASAEDVRIVSGDMAVQAQALQEAINTFLEDVAAA; translated from the coding sequence ATGGTTGCAGTCGCGTGGGTTTCGGCGCGCAAGAGCGAGCAGGCCATGGAGGACGTGGAAAGGCTCAGCGCCAGTCTCTCGGTGGTTGAGCGCATGCGCCTGGCGAATGTCGAACTCGTTCTGGCAGCCATGGACACCATCGTTGACAAGGACGAAGGTAAGGTTCTGCCCGAGCGCGCTCAGGCCATCGAGGATGCGATCGAGAAGATCCGGGACGGCATCGAAACTGCCAGGAAGACCGCTGACGCAATCGGTCAGCCGGACCTGATGGCCACGTTCGAAACGGACCTTGCCACGGTCGCCAAGGCAATCCAGGTCGACCTCAAGGCGATGATCGAGGCAAATGCCTCGAGCGAAGAATTCACCAAGCTCGACGATGCCATTGATGGCGGCGGAGAAAACATGATCGGTGCTCTGTCGACCATTTCGGAAAAGGGCGGGGAGGTCTTGAAGGAAACCATTGCAAGTGCGAATTCGACAGCGGCGATGGCCCGGTTTGCGCAGATCGGCACGGCCCTTCTGGCGATCCTGCTGATTGCACCCGCCATGCTGTTCGTAGTCCGCTCCATTACCACACCGCTGACCCGGCTTCGGGAAAACATGGTCCAGCTCGCCGATGGAGAGCTTGAAATCGATATTGTCGATGCCGGCCGGAGAGACGAGATCGGTCATATGGCTCGCGCCGTCGAGGTCTTCCGCGATAATGCCCGCGAGCAGTCCAGGCTATCGCTGGCAAGCGAAGCCGAGCAGTTGCAGAAGGCGCAGCGGCAGGAGCGGGTCGACGGTTTGATCGCCGCCTTCCGCACCAATGTGCTGGAGCGTTTGAGCACGGTCGGGGCCAATACCGAGAAAATGGAAGAGACAGCCGCCGCGCTGACGGAGGTCGCCAATGCGACCAATCAGCAGGCCAGCGATGCATCTGCCGCTTCCCAGCAGGCTTCGAGCAATGTCCAGACGGTGGCTGCCGCAGCTGAGGAACTTTCAGCCTCGATTTCCGAAATCGAACGACAGGTGGAACAGACCACAAAAATTGTCGGTGAAGCCACGGGCTCCGCCCAGGAGACCAATGACAAGGTGGCGAGCCTTGCAAGTGCGGCCCAGAAGATCGGCGATGTCGTTTCCCTCATTCAGGCCATTGCCGAGCAGACCAACCTGCTGGCGCTGAACGCGACCATCGAGGCCGCCCGGGCGGGCGATGCCGGCAAGGGGTTCGCGGTCGTTGCTGCGGAGGTCAAGGAACTTGCGACGCAGACGTCCAAGGCGACAGAAGATATCAGCCAGCAGATTTCGTCGATCCAGGGATCGACCGATCAGGCGGTGGAAGCGATTGGCGCTATTGCGGAAAAGATCGAGAGCGTCAACGCGTTCACGACCACGATCGCCGCCGCCGTGCGCCAACAGGGCGATGCGACCGGCGAGATTTCGGAAAACGTCAACCAGGCTGCCGTGGGCACTCAGCATGCGACCGACAATATCGCCGGCGTGACGGGGGCGGCGTCCAGGGCGACCGCCTCCGCGGAAGACGTCCGTATCGTCTCCGGTGACATGGCCGTTCAGGCCCAGGCGCTGCAGGAGGCGATCAACACCTTCCTGGAGGATGTCGCCGCGGCCTAG